In candidate division WOR-3 bacterium, a single window of DNA contains:
- a CDS encoding UDP-glucose/GDP-mannose dehydrogenase family protein: MKVCMIGTGYVGLVSGTCFAEIGHDVICVDNDQKKIDILKKGGVPIYEPGLKEMINRNVAAGRLRFTTSIREGVENSLFLFIAVGTPPKEDGEPDLTSVEKVAEEIGAAMTEYKIIIEKSTVPVRTGEWVRTVIERFSRKVKKFDVASNPEFLREGSAINDFLSPDRIVLGVESKEAEEKLLELYKPIDAPKIVTDLASAELIKHASNAFLSTKISFINAISIICEKSGADVLKVAEGVGLDKRIGRAFLNAGVGFGGFCFPKDLKAFISIAAKLGYDFNLLKEVDRINNEQMLRVVTKLEEVLWNLKDKEIGVLGLAFKPNTDDMRFAPSITIIRELQKHGAKIRGYDPVAMERARTVMPDIRYCSDAYEVAKDADAIVLVTEWDEFRKLDLERVKNAMRQPVFLDGRNVFEPEEMKKRGFIYTGIGR, translated from the coding sequence ATGAAGGTTTGTATGATAGGAACAGGATACGTAGGACTTGTTTCGGGCACCTGTTTTGCAGAGATCGGACACGATGTCATATGTGTGGACAATGATCAGAAAAAGATTGATATTTTGAAAAAGGGAGGAGTTCCGATATACGAACCCGGCCTCAAAGAGATGATCAACAGAAACGTTGCGGCAGGAAGATTGCGTTTTACCACTTCAATCAGGGAAGGTGTTGAGAATTCCCTGTTTCTGTTCATCGCCGTCGGAACGCCGCCGAAAGAGGATGGAGAACCGGATCTTACGAGTGTTGAAAAAGTTGCAGAAGAAATCGGGGCGGCGATGACCGAGTATAAAATCATAATCGAAAAGAGCACGGTTCCGGTGCGTACCGGTGAGTGGGTGAGAACCGTGATTGAAAGATTCAGCCGAAAGGTCAAGAAGTTTGATGTGGCTTCGAACCCCGAATTTTTGAGAGAAGGATCTGCAATCAATGATTTTCTATCGCCGGACCGCATTGTTCTGGGGGTGGAGAGTAAAGAGGCGGAAGAGAAACTTCTCGAACTGTATAAGCCGATCGATGCCCCGAAAATCGTCACTGATCTTGCCAGTGCAGAATTGATAAAACACGCTTCAAACGCCTTCCTCTCGACCAAAATTTCTTTCATAAATGCGATTTCCATAATATGTGAGAAATCCGGTGCCGATGTTTTGAAGGTGGCAGAAGGCGTGGGATTGGATAAGAGAATCGGCAGGGCGTTTCTTAATGCCGGAGTGGGATTCGGCGGTTTTTGCTTTCCCAAGGACTTAAAAGCGTTCATCAGTATTGCGGCGAAACTCGGATACGATTTCAACCTCTTGAAAGAGGTTGATAGAATCAACAACGAACAGATGCTCAGGGTCGTGACAAAGCTGGAAGAGGTTTTATGGAATTTGAAAGACAAGGAGATAGGAGTTCTCGGTCTTGCGTTTAAACCGAATACCGATGATATGCGGTTCGCTCCTTCAATAACCATTATAAGAGAATTACAGAAGCACGGAGCAAAGATAAGGGGGTATGATCCAGTGGCAATGGAACGGGCACGGACGGTTATGCCGGATATCAGATACTGCTCTGATGCTTATGAAGTTGCAAAAGACGCTGATGCAATCGTACTTGTTACTGAGTGGGATGAATTCCGTAAACTCGATCTGGAAAGGGTTAAAAATGCGATGCGCCAACCGGTGTTCTTGGATGGAAGAAACGTTTTTGAACCGGAAGAGATGAAGAAAAGAGGATTCATTTACACAGGGATAGGTAGATGA